TCAAGAGTTAAAAGCCATGCTTATACAGGAGGAGGGGAGATTAAAGAAGATGAAAGATCAAGCTGTTCATTTCCTGAGTCATGATGGTGCCAGCAGCAGTAAGGCTAAACCGAGTAAGAAGGGTAAGAATGGTAAGAAGGGAAAGTCTTTCTTTAAGGGACCTGAAAGTGCGATCCAGAAAGAAAAGAAGTGTCACTTTTGCAAGAAAACGGGACACTTCAAGAAGGATTGTCCTAAAAGGAAGGCATGGTTCGAAAAGAAAGGTAAACATTATAGTTTTGTTTGCTTTGAATCAAATCTTATAGAAGTACCTAGTAATACTTGGTGGTTAGATTCTGGTGCAACTACTCATATTTCTCACATTAAACAGGGATATCGTATGATCCAGCCCATAAGAGGAGCTGAACAGTTTGTATCCATGGGAAATAGGATGAAAACACGCATTGAGGGCATTGGGACTTATAGATTAATCTTAGACACTGGTTGTCATATAGATCTTACAGATTGTCTCTATGTACCCGATTGTGCTAGAAATCTTGTATCATTAAGTAAATTGGATAATTTAGGTTTTAACTTTAAGTTTGGACATGGTGTATTTTCTATGTACCATAATGAATACTTTTATGGTAGTGGTACTTTGATTGATTCACTTTATAGGTTCAATCTTGATGTTAAATTTTCCGATTCCCTATTTTATGTTGAGTGTCAAGGTATTAAACGTAGTGCATCGAATGAAAAATCAGCTTACTTGTGGCATCAAAGGCTAGGTCACATATCCAAAGAAAGGTTAACGAGGTTGGTAAAAGATGAAATTCTACCTCAATTGGATTTTAGTGACTTAGATGTGTGTGTAGACTGCATTAAAGGTAAGCAGACTAAACATACAAAGAAAGAAATCACTACAAGAAGCTCTCAGCTTTTAGAAATTATACACACCGACATTTGTGGACCTTTTGACACTCCATCTTGGAGTGGTGAAAAGTACTTTATCACTTTTATAGATGATTTCTCGCGGTATGGTTTCACTTATTTGTTGCATGAAAAGGCTCATTCTGTGGATGTCCTTGAGATATTCATAAATGAGGTGGAAAGGCAGCtggaaaagaaagtgaaaatTGTGAGATCGGATAGGGGTGGTGAGTTTTATGTAAGGTTTACTGAAAATGGACAGTGTCCTGGTCCATTTGCAAAGTTACTTGAAAGTAGGGGTATTTGTGCACAATATACAATGCCCGGTACACCTCAGCAGAACGGTGTTGCTGAAAGGCGGAACCGTACTTTAATGGAAATGGTTAGGAGCATGTTAAGTAATTGTTCTTTACCTCTTTCACTATGGATTTATGCATTAAAGACAGCAACCTATGCTTTAAATCGGGTTCCTAGTAAAGCAGTTCCTAAGACTCCTTATGAACCGTGGACGGGGAAGGAAACCGAGTTTAAGACATCTCCGAGTTTGGGGTTGCCCAGCTGAAGTAAGGTTGTATAACCCAAATGAAAAGAAGCTAGATCCTAGGACAGTCAGTGGTTATTTCATTGGCTATCCTGAAAAGTCAAAGGGGTATAGATTTTACTGTCCTAATCATAGTACGAGAATAGTAGAGACTGGAAATGCTAGATTCATTGAGAACGGTCAAACTAGTGGGAGCATTGAACCACGAAAAGTGGACATTAAAGAAATTCAGGTTGAAGTTTCTTCTTCTGAAATTGCACGTGAAATCGTTGTACCAATCGTGTCGTCACAGTCAAATGACATAATGGGACAACAACGAAATGAAGTGCAAGACCCACAAAATGAcaataacaatgatgatcaagtcACAATTCAAGGGGAGAATAATATGTCACGTGAACAGTCAAGGCAACCTGTAAGGCGAAGAAGGGTAGTCACTGTTCCAGAGGAACAATTAAGGCGATCTATAAGAGAAAGAAGATCAGCCATCCCAGATGACTACGAGACATATAACGTTGAATGTGACTTGAGCATTAGTGAGGATCCCGTCTCATTCCGTAAGGCCATGGAAAGTGATAATTCTGAAAAGTGGTTAATTGCCATGAAAGAGGAGATAAAATCTATGGATGACAACAAAGTATGAGACTTAGTAGTGTTACCTGAGGGTTCTAAGGCCGTTGGGTCGAAATGGGTCTATAAGACCAAAAGGGACTCTAAAGGTAACATTGAAAGATATAAGGCTCGACTTGTTGCCAAAGGTTTCACTCAGAAAGATGGCATTGACTATAAAGAAACTTTCTCTCCGGTGTCAAAGAAAGATTCTTTAAGAATTGTCTTGGCTTTGGTAGCTCATTATGATCTAgagcttcaccaaatggatgtaaagaccgcttttctaaacgGTGAGCTTGAGGAAGAAGTATATATGGACCAACCTGAGGGATTTGCATCCCCGGGTAATGAAGATAAGGTGTGTAGGCTGAGGAAGTCGATATATGGACTAAAACAAGCTTCTAGACAATGGTATTTAAAGTTTAATGATACCATCACGTCATATGGGTTTGTAGAGATTACCGTCGATCGGTGTATCTACATTAAAATCGTGGGGGAGCAGATTTGTTATTttagtcttatatgttgatgatattttaCTTGCTGCGAATGAtataggcatgttgcatgatgTAAAGAAATATCTATCTAAAAACTTTGAAATGAAAGATATGGGGGAGGCATCCTATGTGATCGGAATTGAAATTTTCCGTGATAGATCACAAGGACTGTTAGGGTTGTCTCAGAAAGCTTACATTGACAAAGTTTTAGAAAGATATAGAATGAATGAATGCTCAGGATAGTTCCTATACGAGAAAGGGGACAAAATTTAGTAAAATGCAATGTCCCCGTAATGAGCTGGAacgaaaagaaatggagagaattCCCTATGCATCTGTGGTTGGGAGTTTGAACTATGTTCAGAcatgtactcgaccagatatcaGCTTTGCTGTTGGAATGTTGGGTCGGTACCAAAGTAATCCCGGGATGGACCACTGGAAAGCTGCAAAGAAGGTCCTTAGGTACTTGCAAGGCACTAAGGAGCTCATGCTTACTTATAGGAGATCCGATCATCTTGAGGTGATTGGTTATTCAGATTCAGATTATGCCGGATGTGTTGATAGTAGAAAATCAACATTTGGCTACTTGTTCCTTTTAGCTGAAGGGGCAGTATCATGGAAAAGTGGGAAGCAGTCTGTCATTGCTACTTCTACTATGGAAGCTGAATTTGTGGCATGCTTTGAGGCCACTATTCATGCATTGTGGTTGCGAAATTTTATCTCGGGACTTGGGATCGTCGATAGTATAGCCAAGCCGCTGAGAATTTATTGTGACTATTCTGCAGCCGTCTTCTTCTCTAAGAACGATAAATACTCCAAGGGTGCTAAACACATGGAATTAAAGTTTTTATCGGTCAAAGAGGAGGTACAGAAGCAAAGAGTGTCATTTGAGCATATAAGAACGGATAAAATGGTGGCAGATCCATTAACTAAGGGATTACCACCCAAGGCGTTCATTGGCCATGTAGAACGCATGGGTGTTGTATCAAAGGCCTTGTTATTATGAAGTTAATATGCTTATAATAAATGTGACATCTAGAATTCACTTATAGTATTGTTTCTGTTATAATAGACATGTTAATCATTATAGTATATGTATACATTACAGTTATTAGATTACATGTGACTAATTGTGAGAATTAATGTTCTTCTCAAATTAAAGGTTTACCTAGATTTGGAATTGATTTGTGATACATGGAAGGAATCATGTCGATTAATAAATGATGTGTGACCGCCATGATCCAATTAGTTCTAATTCGATAAGGATATAAAAGTTAGTGAGCTTGACATAAAAGTGCACATTATGGCTATTGAACCATTAAGTCAACACATaggccaagtgggagaatgttagaatatttaataatattcgAGTGCCCTATGTGTCTCGGGTTTAAGTGCAAGTTAAACTCATATTAAATATTATGGGATTTTAATATAAAAGACGACTCCGTGATGGATCGGATTcgattaatgtaattaaagtCCGGGAATTATTATTCCCTCTTACCTTACCCTAATAAGTCGTCTTTCACGAAAAGGTACGATCGGGTTTTGTTTTTGCGAAAAGGTACGTAACCCATCATATATATATGATGGGATACAGTAAGAAAAGAAACAATTCATTCtgacaaaacaaaaacatacGTACATCAAGAAGGGTGAAAGACAGTTTCTTCTCCATCATCCAGGAACATTAAAGAAAGGGTTAAGGAGGAGAATCAACTGGTTTTTACTTCTTATTATTGAATTGATTGCGACTGTAAGACATGGACCAAGGTTAGTCCTTTATTCCGTCTTTATAATTGATTTAGAGTTAAATTaattcaagtctatatgttctTGGGACTGATTTCATTATCGAAATCGTAAAGTTAATCTTACAAtatttagttaattttattgTGGAATGAAGTTGTAGTGTTTTTTGTTGTTTGGTGTAATGAATGGTAAGAAGTGTAAATTCTAGTCTAGAGGTCGTGGGTTTAACTACTGCAATTTTTCTTCAACTATATAGTGCAAAAATCTTAACAAATAGGAGtatttagttaattttattgTGCAACGATGTTTTAGATGTGAGATCGATTGACTTGCAATTTTATATAGCGATTTGAAAATGTGTTTTTTTGCACTACAATTGTAACGATTTCTTTTTAAGAGTACATTTTGAATATTTATTctagagctgatcaagtgcggatCGGCCCGTTCGGCCCAGCTCGTCTAACCCGCTAAAATAGCGGGCTtggacaagaaaaataaaaaattaaacggGCAACGGACAAGAAAACTAGACCCGCTAGAATAAATGGACGGGCTTGGACTAAACAAAATTGCCCATAGGCGGCTCGTTAAGCCCGCTATTAAAAGTAACCTCATAAAAGTACTCAAAAACCCTCAATCCTCTGACTTTCTCTGCTCATTACATTTACAATTTGTACACTCTAAACCAATTAAGTAGCGCAAATGAATACTTATACCTTACATATAAGTAGAAGATTGTCGGTATTTACACTTGTCATATAAAGATTTTTCGAGAATGGACGACATGCTAACGGGATTGTCGTATAAAAATAGTACCTTTTAAGTATTTATTAAGTGTATGTAACCGCTAACAATGTCGCACAAAGACCAAGGCAAAAATGAACTTTTGATGTTTGTAGTAGAACATTGTCATGCCAAACTTGTGTTTTTTCCAAAATCTAGTAaacttatcttttgaaaattagtATACTTTTTTAAGGGTAAGCTTTAAAGACAATTGTTAAGTTCTAGTGAGATGTAGCGATAACAAACTCGTATTTTAATAGAAACACTAATTTCTGTATCTGATATTAGTCAGGCCCGCTGGTCGGCCCGCTCGTTTGAAGTGGGCGGGTACGGACAGTGGAAATTGGCCCTCTTAGCGGGCTCGTGCTATAAAATAATGCCCGTCGGACACTTTTTAACAGTTTGGCCCGGCCCGTGTCCGGCCCCTTTTGATCAACTCTAATTTATTCATAAATTTGTCGTATAACAAAATAATGGTGGGCTTTTAAAATTTTCCGAGAATGTAAAAAAACGGAGAAAATATTGCGTACGGATAagaaaagtggaaaaatttagaAATTTGATGCAAAAGTACATAAAAAGTATTGAAACCATGGCCTATAAAATCATGAACCATTATGCTAGAAATAGAAATTAGGTCAAGCCAACTCCAAGACTATACAACTGGCAAGGTTATTttagtgaaaaaaaaaacgtaaccCAATCCCTCTTCTCTCTCTGACTCcttccatatttttctaactcCTCTCCATCTTCCTTCATCATCCAGTTAATGAATCATCTTCTTccttaaattattataataattaatttattatgtGGAACAAATCATGACTCGTGAGCATCGTCTTGAAGAAATTTTCTTTATCCAAAATTTCTAATGCATAAAAATAGTTGGAGCTCGTAttatttttacattagctcgtattcttttcacattagctcatattcttattttaatagctcgtattctttttacattaactCGCATTCTTATCTTAGTAGCTCGtatcactacaaaaaaaaaaacgtttcgaTGCGACGGACACATTGCGACGGGAGATTAACCCGTAGCAAAGTTAAACCTGCGACGGATCCTGCGACGGACCTCATAAACTGCGACGgatttgcgacggattttccgttgCAGCCTATTTTCCCAGACcgccaaattttctgacatggcgggaaggtctggggacggaatttccgtcgctatattaaaataataataaattatgcgacggaaattccgtcgctgcattaaaataatattttctcTGCGACGGAATTTCAGTCGCAGACATTTTTTTAGTGTCCACCTGTACACCTCTTAACACGCTggaaaaataatattattttattcctgcgacggaaattccgtcgcaggatttattattattttatttttgcgACGGAAAGTCCGTCGCAGGCTTTCTTTATACGGGCAGCAGCGGAATCCTTCTCCTTCATTATGATCACTCTTCAATTATTTACCCCAAAACTCCCAAAAACCCGTCTCCCTCCTGGAACCGCCTGCCGCCGCCGCCGCTCCCTCCCCTTGTCtccttctcttaattaatttaaggtttgtttaatttattttactattttgattaattagggtttatggttattgttttgattaattatgattagtttaggatgcttagtattattaggatagtttagtttagttgaaagccaatttaggatgtttagtattattaggattgttagtttagttgaaagccaatttaggatgtttagtattattaggatagtgaaatttagttaaaaatagttaaaagccaatttaggatgtttaaatcaattttataatgtttagtttaattaagtttaggattattaaaatgatttagtttaattaaaagaaaattaggatatttaggattattagggtagttaatttagtttagtttaaaccaattttaggatgcttactctacttttgcttagttttataaggtttattagtaattattaagtttgttttgataagttgtgtacatttgtgtcatgtgtattttttttacaaatattaattcatcttatgattgtgttgtgattgtgttaatatatttttcacctagtacccgttcagggattacacattaggtgtaattcttgaatagtccccattttgggactgtctttgaatcttttatgccatttaggtggtaaatactcaatttttttcttgattgttatgagacaaaatttggttgacatttcctttaatgttctccgaatacatatgtagagtgagaattcattctaaataatgtatttggagaactgtaaggaagtgctgccgaatttttgtctcattacaatcaaaaaaaaaattgggtatttactaatggtaaagattcaaagatgggtttaggttggagagataaggaccccTATACTGAAAATatttttttgcaggttgtggtggttgttgttgttgttgttgttgttgttgttgttgttgttgttgttgctgttgttgttgttgtatgaaagattcaaagatgagtttatgaatgctcttaccatttttattaataatttttatttactaatatatatgtagatttgtaatgaagagattagaacgaaactggatgtatgaaaggttggattccaataaaaaattaaggaaggaattcgtaataggggttaataaattcattgattatgttaagcaacaagacgaattcattagaaataaagaaattaggtgtccatgtagtaagtgcaaaaataaaaagtttttagttgaacaagaagtacgaAAACACTTTGGTCTAAATggtttttgtgacaactattatgattgggtgtgtcacggagagaaattccccgttgaggaagaggaaatggcaatgccctctgacaatcctcatagggatatggtagaggatgagttgcgcgatagcattgatcaaattagggaagaagctcttaatgccgaggtggttgatgaatctTCAAATCCTAATGTATTAGccttttttcaaatgttaaaacgtgccgagcaacctgtctacgagggatgtcgactctcattgctacagtcggctgcaaggcttgtcactctgaaatgtgaattcaacttagcccataaatgtgtagatggtttcacgtcactcatgggagaccttcttcctcaagatcatattttgatgcgtaacttctatgaaaccaaaaatgttctcaaagctcttcaacttcctcatgaaaagatagatgcatgttttaatggatgtatgcttttttggatggacgacgctcttcttgacaagtgtagaaaatgtggtagagTTAGGTACAAAAGTGAAAAGAATGGAAATGGCAAAAGGGTCcccgaaaatttcttaaattatttcccaatagggccacgtttgcaacgaatttatgccacaaaaaaactcgcggaacaaatgcgttggcattatgaaaacccctgagttagtgggacaatgtctcatccaagtgacagtgaggcgtggaaacattttgatcatcttcatccttcttttgcatctgagcctcggaatattagacttggactttgcaccacaaatttgggagcaccaccaccgctcgactggtaacctcttttctactcctcatactccgggttttgttggtagagtcgcaaaagagaatgcccgacttaagcaagtcgaggccgaacaatctcaaaggcttgcggcaatagaggagttcttgagccaacaaagttttaccactcaaacttgtaaccccggaggtgtatctcaagctagaaatgactttgatgatgatggtggcgacaatgctaggcctactcctactcccgtaTATTGATTAGTAGTTGTTAGTTGATTAGTAGTTATCACTCCTACCCCGTAGTTTACGGACttatttagctttctttgttgaacaattattgtactaaacggttgtaaaccttttattttaagttaatgtGAAGACATTGTTtggaaatctcgtcttgaacgagttgtgaatttgtcaattGCTGGATTTTCTATATGTTTGTAGGAAACCGGGAGTATATGTAATTGCTTTCAAAGCAATGGGGGAGCTGGAAAAGCGCTGTAAACCCCCTGGTTCATTCTGCCCTGCGACGGaatttgcgacggattttccgtcgcaagtGTTGACTTTCTGGTTGACTTTGGGGACACGTGTCCCTTATGAACAGTAttctgcgacggattttccgtcgtaAATATTGACTTTCTGGTTGACTTATGTGCCTACGTGGCCTGTATGAACAGTgatctgcgacggattttccgtcgcagatGTTGACTTTCTGGTTGACCATTGTGTCTACGTGGCCTCCCATGAACAATGAACTGCGACGGAAATTTCGTCGCAAGTCCCTCTTTTGCGACGGGTTTCTGCGACGCTTTGATCCGTCGCAGATTTTCCTTTGCAACGGAATAATTCCGTCGCAAGTTCTGTATTTGCGACGGGATTGGCATATTTGCGACGGAGTTTTCCGTCGCTATGGAaccttttctttgtagtgtattcttatgtgctcgtactTTTAAGCTCGTAATCCTTTTAAAATCGTATTCTTTTTTCATTAGCTCGTATTTTTAtgttaatagctcgtattctcatgtgctcgtatttttaagttcgtgatccttttaagttcgtattctttttacattaactCGTATTCTTATGTACTCGTATTTTTTAGCTGGTATTCTTTTAATAATAGTTCGTATGATTGGtttagaaatttacctcaaagtatTGTTAGATGCATTTTTCCTTCTAGATGGTGTAAATTGCATCTCGTTCACCGAAATATTGTTAGATGCCTTTTTCCTCCTTGATACTGATGTCAACTGCTTCCCTTTAACATTTTAGAATGAGAATTAGGAAAAAAGAGGAAGGCGACTATTCGTTTGAGAGAGATTTTAGAAAACCTAACCCTAAACCCCTAAATTGTGATGCGATTGAAATTTGAGATTTGAGATTTGAGATTTGAGAATTGAGAGTCGTTTAAGAGAGATTAGAAAAGGGTTTCAAGTGGTTGTCTTTTGTTGTACAGTAACATTGTATAACGGATTGTATGGTGTTATTTGTGTTCGAAAAGTTATAGGCTATAGCCCAAAAAATATTTTGGGGGAAAAAATAGAGTAATGCCAAATATATATGAGAATCGATCTCAAGATCTTCCATTTTGGGGTGCTTATCCAACCACAGTGCTACAAGGGGGCGGTGATTCTAGCTACAATTAGACCTAGCAAACAGATCTGGTCGTGTATTCGTGTTCGTGTCAATATTAAACGGGTCACTACTATCCCAACTCTAATCCGACTaaattacataaatgggtcatttgtctcaaccctaacttgactcatttaatttttctataacccagCCTAACCTGTTTAACACATTTATGTTTAAGCATGTCATTTTTAACCCACTTAACCCGTTTAACCGAATAAACTAATACACGAAACTACTCTTTATCACCCTATTATCCCagaaatgatgaatgaaaatgctaatttttaaattgttttgttgaattattatattatgacaattttaaataaatgggttattcgtgtTGGATTCGTGTTAAAAGACATCAACCCTAAtccgacccatttaagtttcaTGTCGTGTCGTGTCAACCCAAgtacttaaatgggtcacaacgtTTTGACGCTAACCAGTTAACTTCGTGttgggttcgtgtcgtgttttcagGTCGTGTCAATGATTGTCGACTCTAGCTACAATTAAGGCATGTTTTTTCTAACTTATTTTCAGCTCAATTCAATTAAGCTCAATTTTAAAAAGCTAGAAAAAAGATAGCCTAATATTTATCTAAATTTTATCTTGAGCTTGAGCCCACATTGCCAGTGATTATATAACATTGGAAAACCATGAGAAAAATTAAAGTTTGTTTTTTATTCGTCTATGATTAAGAAGTATACAACAATTTGAATTTGTTAACACcgattttttttgttattttatattatttattttttaattagaaatttttttaaatttatcTATTTATGGGTCTGGTCATGTATTGAATGAGTCTTAAGACTCTTGACCCAAATATGCAAATAATAAGAATTAGTGTTGATCCCGTGCTACACGGTATTTTAGATTgtcatatacggagtatatagaTTTGTGTAATTAAAGAAGATACTTACTGAGTGAGACGGGTTTATACTGTGAGACGATTTCAATGTTTAGAAAAAAAAGACAACTCGTTTATTAGCATCAAATgaataatattttaataaaaatagtTCATCTCGCAGTTTAAAACTGTCTTACCCTAATATTTGTGTCcaaaaaaaaagtgtaccctACATTTTGTGTAAAAGAAAattctactccctcctattcacaataatcctcccatttcattttggcacaaatattaaggaaacacactaccccaccatataattaaatttagaccacacaaatacactaccccaccatacaattaaatttagaccacacaaacacttaccaaaaaagaaaatagggaagttattgtgaatagacggaaaaagaaatagggaagtttattgtgaataggagggagtatatataattAAAATTTGTCATATAGTGCAACTTTTAAGAGCTAACAAAAAAACCAAGATAGTATAACATGTATGGGCCTAATTCTACATAATATTTTTTGGAGAATGGTCAATGAGTGAAGGCCCATTTCCTTGCTAGGAAATTGAGTTGGAAAATTTTTGAGATGACTTATTCTTTTATTTAAGAGGGGTGGAAGTCTTAAGTCTTAGAATTGCCACTAGCTGTATGATATCTTGTTGAAACCGtttttaacaattttttattttatactccctccggcttgctattttcttcccatttcattataatactcctcacatatattagagaaatgggAAGAAAATTAAAAGCCGGAGGGAGTACTTAATAAGGGCTATTCATTTAGTGGTCCGAAGCAAAGATCTGACCGAACAACCATTTGGTCCGGACAAGATCAGACCGAATTTTATTTGATCCAGTTCATGGTCCACCTAATTACTCTACTTTGGTCTTTGATCTGATCCTGGACCAAACTGAATGgaccgcggaccggaccatgGACCGAAGTTATATACGAAAAGAATCtttaaaattataatattattaattttaatttctactttgtttacacgtactataagatgtgtaattatgtaCTGTACTTAAATCTAGTAAGAAGATAATGTTGCATATTTGATCGTTACGAACTTCTTGAGTTCAAGTATTATATGATAAATCATGTCAATGACAATCATATGTGGTCCACTTTGGTCATTTGGTCCGATCTGGTCCATGCGTTTTTATGGTTCAGACGAaccggaccaatattaatatACGGCCTCAATCCACTTTTTACCCCTTGTTTGGTTTTCGGTCCACAAAGTTTGGTATGGTCCGATTCGATGCCAGACCAATGAACTCCCCTACTTAATATAACCAGTATTAATATAAACTGCgtctttatattatttataaGTAATCCTTTAAATAA
This sequence is a window from Silene latifolia isolate original U9 population chromosome 8, ASM4854445v1, whole genome shotgun sequence. Protein-coding genes within it:
- the LOC141594926 gene encoding secreted RxLR effector protein 161-like; translated protein: MQCPRNELERKEMERIPYASVVGSLNYVQTCTRPDISFAVGMLGRYQSNPGMDHWKAAKKVLRYLQGTKELMLTYRRSDHLEVIGYSDSDYAGCVDSRKSTFGYLFLLAEGAVSWKSGKQSVIATSTMEAEFVACFEATIHALWLRNFISGLGIVDSIAKPLRIYCDYSAAVFFSKNDKYSKGAKHMELKFLSVKEEVQKQRVSFEHIRTDKMVADPLTKGLPPKAFIGHVERMGVVSKALLL